In Malus sylvestris chromosome 2, drMalSylv7.2, whole genome shotgun sequence, the genomic stretch tttggctggagacttgaaattcagtccatgtgtgggccgaagtaactagatgttgtcttgaactgatgctcgatatgaggcggtgctcaatctgaaatgatgctcaactagaagtagcacacgctgcgatgctgctcggctcgtggcttatattgccttggttggctcggcttgcggcgtttgaaggtgaaggagtcccttttatagaataagggctcgctcctcaatacatgaatgatgggctagagttgatgctctctaatgatggtgagggagtcccttttatagaataagggctcattcctcaatacataaatgataggATAGAGTTGatactcgcggcgaggcggttgctcagtaggcagtgatgctctctaatggtggtgagggagtcccttttatagaataagggatcgctcatcaatacataagtgatgggttaggagtgatgctcgcggcgagacagttgctcagttggcggcgttgctctctaaaaACGaccaagcaccggtcaacgttataccgtcaaggacccagaagagtttccctttaaccaggaggccaatcataatgcgatacgtgtcgacatcagaagctaatcacagcgcgacacgtgtcaacatcagaagccaatcacaacacaacacgtgtcaatgtcagaacaaaactagaaactctcttctataaatagggatcattctcccacaataatctctaatgccattttgtactaaactattcattagaactcacaaaaggagagcttgaacctatgtatttgtgtaaacccttcacaattaatgagaactcctctactccgtggacgtagccaatctgggtgaaccacgtatatcttgtgtttgtttctctgtctctattcatttacatacttatccttactagtgaccgaagcaaccaaccgaaggtcacaaaaccagacactttctgttgtaccaaagtcctcactgattttgtgcatcaacaaaatacatacaaaacacatgaaacacaaacctaCACACATGAAACTGAAACCTTCAATCACCCTCTATATAAACACAGGTTGAATATCAAACAATCACACAACatattcaccaatctttcaactttcaaagtgtttttgtttcctaaaaatcctcaatatctcatcaatgggAGATAGAAGAAGACGTAGCAGGGCAATGCAGATGGCACAATACCAAGTAAGCCATGACAATGAGGATGCAGAAATGATCAACGCATAAGCTGAATTTGCAAACTCGCTTATGCAATATGAGCACCATGCTGAATCTAGCTATCGTGGTtctctccaagcttcccttccataaagtgcatgctttgttgatagtCTTCCACCGATCGtaaacaccaccaccttctctCCCACCGCCGTTGCAGTTTTCATGGAACTTTTCAATGATTTTATCCtacaaaacctttttattttgattcgtgCCAACTGCACCATCTTCGCTAACAGAAACTCATACCAAACATAAAACAACATCTTCCTCACAagtccaattacgacctctaatatGCTTTCTTGTCatcttgaaaaatttggaaattggaagaaatggtagaaagaaaaattggaaaaattgtaggagaaaattgagtttggtgtgaatgtttgaacaaatacataggtatttatagagtttttggatgaattttgagttaaataatttttttaaaattattttagccgttggatttaaatttgggctgttagatcttttttttaccgttagatttgattatattcgatctcagccattggattcaataatatataaatataaacagaaaaaacaaattgaatcTAGGCCGTTGGATCAAACTAGCCGTTGGGGCGCCTGGGGAACGTGGCTGACAAGCCCACGTGGGTGGGGCCCATGTTGTCTAAGAGGTCGTGTGTCTAGCAGAGTGGGTGAGGGGGGGGGGTTTGGCGCACAAACGCTGGGTTTCACTTGATTCGGTGGGGCCCACACTGAATCCTATTTTGGGCAGAATTAGCTTGGGTTTGGCTTTTGGCTTTTAGCCTAAATATTTAGGTTGTGTTGGGTTGGGTTTGGAGGGGAATAAATGGAGAAATTTGACAAATAGCCTAGGGTTATGTTTGGTCTAAGGAAGGTTCTCGCAAGTGGGATTGGAAAATCAGTGAAATACCAGTAATTTTAGTTTCCACGAAAACTGGGATGGGAATGATCAGAGAAAGAGAGTAGTCTAATTCTAACCCGATGCTTTTCCCTctcggtattttttttttttctttccatcttTTCATGTTTTTGAGTTTGCTAATGCGAAACAGTAAATTTATGTGAATAGGTGTTAACAGATGAGTCGTTAATTTAATGGGCTGGTTTGGAGGGTGATCTATAAATTTATTGAGTTGGGTTTGAATGATATGTTAATTTAACCCATAAAATTCTACTGAGGAGGCCGAGCTTGAGTGGCCCGTTTCATGTATGACCATACTTTTCAGGCTTTAAGTTTAAAGACTAGTATACTACCATTTTTGGTACAAGAGAACTCCATTTCGTGAATATATAATAATATGGGTAGAGTTTGAAGGAGAGATTCTATTTTGCAACTAGTAAAACTACTTGATAACCATTTAATGGACAATTTGTGTACTATTTGAATACATGATGATGACATATGTAATCGGTGATCTCATGGAGATAATATATATTAGTTTTCAGAGcatctattttatttataaaaaaagacTTATTTGTCACAAAAACTTGATCTCTCGTCCCAAAGATACAAAAATATGGATTAATTTTCTTTCAAACTTTATTGTGACAATATATGTGCTGTCATATAAGTTTATCTATTGGTAGAGATCAAAATCTCTTACGACCAAGTGGAGCCACCAATCCACCCGTCGTTTTCCATTCCCATGCGGCATTCTACCTTTCCCCTTTCCGACAAATTGATCACCGTCCCTTTCCTTGGCCTTTTctcttattctctctctctctctctctctctctctctctctctctcctagtAGGTCGTAGCCGTCCAACACTTCTCTATCTCTCAACTCATCCACGTGTCACTCTCTTATTGCTTTTCTATTTCCATCACGAAATGATCGTATGGGCAAGGGAAGAATACCACCACAGCCCATCAGATCATCCATCCCAACAATGTCCCATATCTTCTTTTATCAAAACGCATGATTTATTTCgtcactcagtactacagtttagtagtattatttttcacttataaatAATAAGTCATAAGTTCGATTGTCATCAAATGCGAATTTAAACTATATTGTTGCTAGTCCATTGTAAGATTTAGCCTACTTCTCCACCCTCTTAGTGTCGATAATATCGTAGTGATTACGAACTCTCTTGCAATTTGGCAATTGGGAAATGATTGTGGGGTTCCCTTCCCTAAAATATCTAACAAAGACACTTGGCATTTCTAGATTTTAGAGAGGGAATTGAGTGGTACACTATTAATAGATCTATTACTAATAATATTGTTTTTAACTTAACTATTTACATTCAGTTTAATAGCTTTACTTGCATACAATTCAGTCCAACTCAAATGGAATATTGACCGACTTTGAAACAATCCTAATAATCCAACACCCAAATACCCAATAATCCTATCTGTAATTTGCAATTCTTCAGAAATATGCAGCACACAGTAGGCAAGAATTCTTCTTCATGGTGAACATTCTGGTAAATCTtatctttcatgatttttttatattattctttGCATTGTATTGATAGTCGTTTGCCGGTAGTTACCAAATTATCTATGTGAATCAGGTCCCAAGTTTAACCACATAGTTTGGCACTACTTTTTATGTCAAGGTTTACTTTAAGGGGAGggactcccttttttttttttttttttttaatggtaaTTAGTTGTTGTGGGATTTATACCACTTCGAACTTTAACGAtatgaaccgtctattttgtaagttatACGTCATAGACCATGcttgcaaaatattaaccaaactagaaatatttgaggcatctaattgagttcaaaaaaattgatgaacactttgttttttaagaaacattaaaatttcatcatgataattaaataggcaaatgatttcggattaaattgaatttttgcaaagatgatctatgaatcgaaacttacaaaataaacggttcaaatcattgaagttcgatgtggagtAGGTCCCAtaactaatccctattttttgaaaaaaaattaagatccTCCTCTTAAagagcctatatatatatatgtatgtatgtatatgtaagGTTACTATATTCAACAACGATATGTTTgaatgagggaaataaacttgaaattttggtagttagaatttataaattgacatgcatcaattcccttgtttggattcacaaacatagaaatttagaatttccgtgtggaaaaaaaacttggaatttgggacctccaattcccaagttcaaattccatgtaaatatgtgtcatttcctaatttctatgattgagagtttaaaaataacaaattccgtattcaattcaattgttcttttaggttaaccaaacaagaaaatttacaaattctcgaaaataaaatcttgtcatttcaatttccgtcattttaaaattccttagtaatcttaaatttcttcgtcCAAACATACTGTAATTGTTGTAATCTAGCTGGTTTGTATTTCCCTTTGAGAAATAAACATGggttaaataataaaaaaaatatttagaaaaaaGTAGAGAGGAAAAGGTGAGTAATAAATAACGGACGGGTATGGTTTTTGGTTTATGCAAGCAACGATTTCCCTCGTATTTTAGACACACGTCCGTCGCTCTCTGTCACCgactcatttcttcttcttcctctgcaatCCCGTGCGCTCCATCTCTTTCCGCCTCCCAACACTTTACTCATTCATTGAATTCGAGCCTCTCATTTCTCACATCCTCCAATCATCCaacctctcttcttcctctcaggTGATTTCTTTATTTCCTACTTTTTCTGTCGATTTTAGTGACTTTTTGTAGATTTTGGATTTAATTTTTACAGTTTCGTTTTATTCTGTAGATTTTTGCTTTCAATTCCTTTTTCTGTGATAATTTATtacaaattttgattattttgttggttTCAGCTTCGTTTGGCATTTGAGTGTGCATCTAGCATGAGTGATAAGACTGCGGGGAAGATCGGCGCAAGTCTCGAATTTTTCTGAGAAGATTTGCTTTTTTATACAAGGTATGATTCagattttcttgaattttctcgaTTGCCAAACAGGGCATTAGGACTAATACAATCCAGTTAATTAGCCGTGAATAGTTAATTAGCTGGCAAAGTTTGTTCATTCAATCCATTTTTCTTCTccgtttgttttttttcctgTGAATTTTTATAGTACTAAGCATATGTAATAGTTAGCTTTTGCAACGGAAAAGTTGCTTTTTGTGACCGAAGGACACGGGTTCGAGTTGGGGAACAGTCTCTTTGCAAAACAAGATAAGACTGCATTCGATAGTCTATCATCCCCACACTCGCAAAGTAGGGAACCTTGTGAGTTGGGTCGCCTCCTTTTAGTTAGCttttgcaaaaaaataaataaataaatgtgatCGTTTTAAACTGTGATGAAGTAAGATTTGATTAGGCTTAGTTGGTGCATGTGGGATCTGCCTTTCGGCACTTTCCTCAAGCTCTTGTGTCTTGGTGCGTAATAATTTAATCAGTGTTGCCGTTGCACGACCAAGATTAGATTCTGTATCAGAtgtgttattttaattttgctTACTAACTAAGATATGTTCTGTTTAGGGAGACTTTTACTTTTTAATTATTGGTGTTTCCATACTTAAGAGTAAGAAATATATCCACTCCAGGACGGTTGAAGTTATAAACTTTTACATTTGTGTCTAGATTCGTTGATGCCTTGTTTCCTGTAAACTGGAGCATGTAAGGTATACGCAAAGTTTTTTTCAACCAACATCTTATTTGTTTTAGTGGTAATTCTGGTTTTGGGAACATATACATTCCTGCATCGCCGGTTTGAGATTGGCACATAAGAAATTTCTAATCTCAAAGTTAGGCGTGCGGGAAAGATTTGTTTCCTAAACTGGAATTACCTCTAAGAAGACGTGTTCCTCCATTTCAGAAGCAATTTTGTGATTGGCATACAAGTCAAGACGGCTTATGCAGTTTATTCTTTTCCTATATGGGGCATCGAAGTCTTTCCATTCTTTCATCAGTAGTTGTTGACATTACTTGTTAAGTGGATTTTCATGATATGATCCAACCATGAGATACCATTCAAGCCATACCTATAATAGATATGTTTCCGAAATATCTTTTGTTACATAAGCATTGTAGGAGAAATATTCCGTGCACTGTTCCATCTTAATGTAATTAGTGCATTTACAATTTGTGTTAGAACATTCAAAAATTATTTAGAGCGTTTCTTAAGCTCGTTTTATTCTTTTGTGCAGATCTTCTATCATACATTTTTGTTTATAGTTATTTTAGGTAAACCGCAACAGCCCGATGGCTTCATCTACTCCGGACTCACCCTGGCCATCCTCAACTCACGATTCCTTTTCTGGATCTTTCAATATACATATAGAGGAAGCGAACCCAGACGACATTTTACCTGTTCTGGAAGACCCAACCTCTTCTACGTCCTATAGCCATAATATCCCGAAACCACCTCCTGTCCCTAGTAAAGCATATACACAAAATAAACTTTTCAAAAGGCTTTCACAGAGTTGCTATGTCCCAAATGAAACAATTGATACATGGGACAAGCTTTTTAAAGAAGCATATGGTGCTGATGTCTATATTTGCACCAAGGATGAATCGTGTATTCCAGTTCATTCTAGTGTTCTGGTAAGTTAATTGAATTAACCCCATAATTTCATCCCTTTGCAAATCCTCAATGAAATTTCTAGGTAAGGATTTGGCTAAAaagtttcctttttttattaatgtgCAGACAATTGCGTCACCGGTGCTAGGTAAATTCCTGCAGCAATCAAAAGTAAGAAATGGAATGAGATACATTAAGATTCCTGGGGTACCTTATGAAGCTGTCTACGCATTCATCCGTTTTCTTTACTCATCCTGGTATTTTTGACTTATGTAGTTCAGTACGCTCCTCCTTTTATATCTGAATTTCTTGATCTGGCTAAATTtcttaaaatattttcttttgtgtCCTATGCAGCTATGAAAAGgaagagatgaagaaatttGTTCTCCATTTGTTGGTTTTGTCACACTCTTACTCAGTTCCATCATTGAAAAGAGTTTGTATATACATTCTTGAGCAGGGATGGATTACCAAAGAAAATGTGGTCGATGTGCTTCAATTGGCAAGGAAGTGTGATGCACCACGGCTATCCTTAATTTGTGTGCGCATGGTTGTGAAGGACTTTAAAGCCATATCATCAACCGAAGGCTGGAAAGTGATGAAGCGAGTTAGTCCTGCACTTGAACAAGAACTGCTAGAGTCCGTTGTTGAAGCAGATTCTGTAAGCtagtttttctttcctttttcaaaTATCTTATCTTATTCTGTATTTGTAGGGggaagaaacaaaataatacaTTTATGTTTGGTTTTGAGATGATATATTCATTTGGTCTCTCATTTAATTTTTAGATCTTGGATTCAATTTTTTGTGCCAGAGGAAAGAAGAGAGgttgaagaaaaaggaagagaaaaaagtGTACTTGCAACTGTATGAGGCAATGGAAGCCCTTCTCCACATATGTAGGGATGGATGTAGAACTATAGGTCCCCGTGACAAGGTGTTTAAAGGAAGCCAAGTTGCCTGTGGTTTTCCTGCTTGCAAGGGGCTTGAGACCTTAGTTCGTCATTTCTCCGGCTGTAAAACCCGGGTTCCTGGTGGATGTGCTCACTGCAAACgcatgtggcagcttcttgaaCTGCATTCTCGTATTTGCAATGAGCCTGAATTGTGCAAGGTCCCTTTGTGTAGGTAAGCATGAGAACTCCACATGCACTTCTTTGCCCTACATTCTCAGGGTAAGAAACTCAAATTTCAGTTCATATTTGGTTGGCATTTGGACAGTACTTACCCTTTGAGAGGTTTTATGTTGTATTGTATCATGACCTCGGATCAATACTGTTACTGCCGGAGttacattttatatattttccatTTTCGTGAATAATACAACTCGAGTTTGACGGTGAGAGGCATCTTAACTACTACTCTTGTGGATTCAGgcatttgaaggaaaaaatgcAGCAGCAGACCAAGAAAGACGAGGCTAAATGGAAGCTGTTGGTGAGTAAAGTGGTAGCAGCAAAGGATACTCTGGGACCTATCTCAGGTCGCCACTCGCGTTTATCATGACCTCTTGTGTGTTCAACAGCAAAATGTATCAAGAAAGTAAACCAAGGGAAATGTATTAAGAATCTTATTTCTCCTTCGGGGTTGAATAAATGTAATAGGCATTCGAAGACTAATAGCGTCTTGCATCGGTTCTTGTAAGCCAAGATATTTCAATTGGATGCCGACCATCTCATCTTGATATGAAAGTCTTGCAACTTTATGCATATACTAGCAAAGCACAACTTATTTTTTAAGCTTTTTTAGCTCTCACAACAAATTCACAAGGACACATGACTAACACAAAACCAAATGGTGCACTAAGAAATTCCGTGAAGAAACGCTCGACAGATGTTATCTTCGTTAAACAAGACTTACAGAATCATCATCCTGAGAAGCCAGACTTAAATCTGAACAACAATTAATCATCAGTCAATAGATCATTTCTTTCATTCATTCCAAAATAGATACTGAAAAATGTACCGAATCGACGAGTTCTATTTCCTTCTCATCATCCCATGTAAGCTTACATTACAACATAATTGCATAAAGCATGACAGCAGATGATCTACATGGCTTCATAAAACAACTAAGCCCCATCCGCCACATTCCTCTTCGTCGTGCTAATGTATAGAACTGCATAAatgcaaacaaaacaaatccaATTATTTCTCATGGAGGCAACACTAAAGAGAAACATAACAAGACAATGCTTAGATAATTACCATTATTTCCGCGAATAAAAGCATCGCCATACTTATTTTTTAACTGTCCATTGACATATTCTTCGGTTTGTTCCATTgctatattcatatacccatcaAGACACGCAAGAATACCTACATAAGAAAATTGAGCCATCAAAATAAACTGATCCCTGCAGCAGTGCAGCTTGAATCTTTACTACACAAAATAACTTTGCAAACTTTAACAATAATATGTTGGGCCCCGATTTGAATACAACCAAACTGGCGTGAAAAGGCGAGAAAAGAAAAATCGATAGACATAAAATCGAATTAAAGAAACATACCTCGATAGTCAACACCAGAATTCAGTTTTACAACAACCGGTCGCCCACGAATTGACTTGAGGAAATCTGCCGGAGTTTTTGTGGTTCCTGTCCCTTTCTCTCCACCTCCACTCATTTTCTCTATTCTAAATCTTAACTTCTTGTACCTCCTGTGATAATTCAAATCATAACCAAATTAAAGCACTAAAGGAGACAACACAGATAGACAAGAAATCTCCATCATGATGAATTACTAGTACCTATCATGAAGAATTGCAAAAGCAGAGCTACTGAAACGAACAGAGATACATCAACCGATCATTGCAGTGCAAAACACAGTAAATACAGTCTTCGCACTCGTACACAATCCAATCCAAACAAAGAATTTTAGCTTGTTGCTATCAGATGATTAACTCTAATTACATTAACACGGACACTATCTATGAAGAAGACTAAAGAGAAGAACAAAAGTTGTGAAGAGCTTTCAACTGAAGTACAAAGACCGTAGAGCATGAAATGTTCAAGAAGTGCAGAAATCCACTCAACTGATGCCTATTGCTATTGTAGCTCTGATAATAGCTAACTAAACCAATCTAACTCTAAGGACAGCcataaaaaattagaaagatcATCGGACAAAAGGCTATATTCCAAAGGATCCTAGTATACGCCTAATTATACAAACAATTTTGCTAAGGAATACCTTTCCAACCTCCTTCTGCAACAACATATTCTGCTGTGATTGAACTTACAACTCTATAACCTAACGTGAGAAGCGTAATGGGCATCAAGTCCACCGGTCTACACAAGCATCTCATCTAAATTAATTTCTGGAATTACACATTTCTACACCAAAAAGGGTGCTAAAGAATCATCCTTTTGATTACAAAATATACGTCTTCGAAACAACGCCATGTAAATTCATCAAACAAGCAAAGGATAACCATTTTTTtcgattaaaaaataaaaggaagaaTAACTGAGCTAGACTTAACCCCAACGTATCAATAAATTCTCCACAAAAAAAGGTCCTTAACACATTTATGCTGCTACTGGGTTTATCCTAATTTGCATTTCCATCGTCATACGCATCCCAAATTCAACCTTTATTCAGGCAAAAGCTCAAATTCAACAACCCTAAAAAGGGCAAGTTCAGAAAATCCCTTAAATCTGTAAACTGATAAAGAACAACAACGAAACGAGTAGTTGATATAACAGCTGAGactaaaagaagaagaaacaaaaatggtgtgaaataatgaagaagaagacgcGGCGGATCAAAGCACTGACCTTTATTGGTTCCGCTGCCGGTGCTTTTAACTTTTGAGAGAGCGCGAGAGAGAGACGGAGATTAACTATAACCGGGAAGCGCTCGCTGCTACAGCTTTGTATATATTAGGGTGGGATTTTTGGACCTTGGGGTGTATTTGTAAGCCCACCTCCAACCTCCGCGATTGGGCCTTATTCTCCATCCACCATGTGTTATTTTTActtcgtttttttttcctttgtcaaACCCCAATTAGTCAATAGGTTGTTGTATCCTGCCGATATTTCTCTTTCTAATTATACAATTACCAGTACGCCTATTATGATTCTCATTGCACATGTGGATATAATTACGTTAATTAGTGTTATTCACCAGATTTGAGATTGACACatcttactta encodes the following:
- the LOC126610467 gene encoding BTB/POZ and TAZ domain-containing protein 3-like isoform X2 produces the protein MASSTPDSPWPSSTHDSFSGSFNIHIEEANPDDILPVLEDPTSSTSYSHNIPKPPPVPSKAYTQNKLFKRLSQSCYVPNETIDTWDKLFKEAYGADVYICTKDESCIPVHSSVLTIASPVLGKFLQQSKVRNGMRYIKIPGVPYEAVYAFIRFLYSSCYEKEEMKKFVLHLLVLSHSYSVPSLKRVCIYILEQGWITKENVVDVLQLARKCDAPRLSLICVRMVVKDFKAISSTEGWKVMKRVSPALEQELLESVVEADSRKEERLKKKEEKKVYLQLYEAMEALLHICRDGCRTIGPRDKVFKGSQVACGFPACKGLETLVRHFSGCKTRVPGGCAHCKRMWQLLELHSRICNEPELCKVPLCR
- the LOC126610480 gene encoding sm-like protein LSM36B, whose protein sequence is MSGGGEKGTGTTKTPADFLKSIRGRPVVVKLNSGVDYRGILACLDGYMNIAMEQTEEYVNGQLKNKYGDAFIRGNNVLYISTTKRNVADGA
- the LOC126610467 gene encoding BTB/POZ and TAZ domain-containing protein 3-like isoform X1, giving the protein MASSTPDSPWPSSTHDSFSGSFNIHIEEANPDDILPVLEDPTSSTSYSHNIPKPPPVPSKAYTQNKLFKRLSQSCYVPNETIDTWDKLFKEAYGADVYICTKDESCIPVHSSVLTIASPVLGKFLQQSKVRNGMRYIKIPGVPYEAVYAFIRFLYSSCYEKEEMKKFVLHLLVLSHSYSVPSLKRVCIYILEQGWITKENVVDVLQLARKCDAPRLSLICVRMVVKDFKAISSTEGWKVMKRVSPALEQELLESVVEADSRKEERLKKKEEKKVYLQLYEAMEALLHICRDGCRTIGPRDKVFKGSQVACGFPACKGLETLVRHFSGCKTRVPGGCAHCKRMWQLLELHSRICNEPELCKVPLCRHLKEKMQQQTKKDEAKWKLLVSKVVAAKDTLGPISGRHSRLS